The sequence GGTTAAGCCATAGCCATTCATTTTTTCCAGATGGGTTTTGATTTCAACCTGATCTTCAAAGCCACCGACGACAGATACCGAGGCGGCTCCGGAGACCCGTTCCAGCTGAGGCTTGAGTTTATCCTCGGCAATGGACTGCAGTTTAGCTAAGTCTGCGTCATGTCCGCTGATGGTTAAAACCACCACAGGCATGGCATCCAAATCCAGCTTCATAACCATTGGTGCCCCTGCATCATCCGGTAACCGACTCTTAATCTGATCAACCTTCTCCCGCATTTGCAGGGTGGCAAAGTCCATATCGGTTCCGTTTTTAAACTGGGCTATTACGATTGAACTACCCTCAGAGGTTGTGGAAGTAACCGTATCAATATTTTCAACGGTAGAAACCGCCCCTTCTAAGGGATTGGTTATGAGTTTTTCGATCTCTTGAGGCCCGACCCCGGAATAATTCGTCACAACGATGGAAACAGGGATTTCTATGTTCGGCAAAAGATCAATGGGGAGGCGTGTCAAGGAGATACCGCCCAAGAGAATGATAATGAGCATCACCATGATGATGGAGACAGGGCGTTTAACTGAAACCTCTGCTAGCTTCAAGACTCTTCCCCTCCCACAATTTTCACCTTATGGCCTTCGTCAACTAAGGTCTGCCCTTTAACAATTACCTTATCACCCTGATCCAACCCTTTAAGGATCTCAATGTCCACCCCCGTATCCAGGCCAGTGGTAATTTCTTTGGCAGTGGCTTTATCATCGACAACCACATAGACAATGGTCTTTTCGTTTTTCAGAACAACTGCCTCACTTTTGATGGCCATAACGTCCGGCTTTTCATCGGTGGTCAGTTCTACTTTGGCAAACATCCCGGGCTTAATTAAACCATCCAGATTCTCAATTAGTATTTTAATGGGATAGAGCTGGGTTTTGGGGTCGGCGGCTGGGCTGACATTCTCAATTCTTCCAACAAAGCTTTCCTCCGACACTGATGGAACCGTAACCTTGACTTCGTCATTCATTTTTAAACGATTGACTAAGTTCTCTGTGACACTAACTGTGGTATAGACACTGCTGGCATTGGTCAGGTTGACTCCCGCTTGAGCACTGCTGGCCATATTTCCTATTTGAACATTAACCTGAGAGACAACTCCGGCGACAGGGGCAGTGACAACTGCATTGTCTAAGGATTCTCGGGCTTGGGTAAGCTGAACTTCCACTAGATTAAGGCTGCTGTCTGAGGCCTGAACCGTTAATTGTTCAATCTGGCCTGCATAAGAGGATTCTAATTCTTGAAGACCTAACTCTGCCTGATCCAGTTGAGATTTTGAAGCTGCACCTGCATCATAAAGAGCTTTAGTATTGGCCAGGGTCTTTTTCGCGTCGGCTATTTTTTCTGCGGCTATGGCTTGAGTTCTTGCCAAAGAGGACTTTGCACTTACCCACTGTTCTTTGCTATTTTGGTAGCTGGCCTCAGCTAATTGATAAGCTGTATTCAGATCTGTGGTTTCCAGAGTAAACAAGACATCTCCTGCCTGAACTGTATCCCCTACTTTGACATTCACAGACTCAACCTTACCTGCCATCTTGGGAACTACTGATACATCTGTCTCAGATGATATTTTCCCACTCAATATCGCAGTATTGATAAGCGTCTTGTGGCCGGCCATTTCCACCTCTACCGGTATGTACTTTTCTTCGACAACGGCAACGGGTTTATTTCCGCTGCACCCGGTCAACACTCCAAACGTCATCAGCGCTACGAGTAAGATCCGAACCTTTCCCATGTTCCTAATTTTCTTCAACGCCTATCTCCTCCACTTTGCCCATAAATTCTCAATCTTTTCAGAACCGACTGTTCGGTCACTTAATTAGTTATACCTTGATTAGCTTTGAAAATCAAGCTATCCAGGAAATAATCCTTTAAGAGCAGAGGTTATTTCCCAGATAAATAAGATAAAATCCAATAGTATTACTATTGGATTCATTAGACCTGGGCTTAACATTTTTTAGTATTCTGCATATGCTTTATTTAAACAAAAATTCATTATTAGTCTTCATAGTTTTGTCTTTAATGTCTTTAATGTCTTGACAGCCTTCAGCTATCTGATGATTCCCGGCTTCGTCTGCGAATGTCCTGCCATAGGGCTGTCAATTGCTTAAACCGCTCTAAAAAAGTAACAATAAAATTCAATGGGTTCTTTCTCATAGAGTCTAGTCCGACTGCTACTTCATTGATTGTTCCGCCAACTTGTTCACTGGTTTGTTTTACCACGGCGGTGACTGACTGAATATCCGCCAGCAGATAGGGCAAATGGGCATTAATATCCCGCACTGTCTGCTTTGCTTCATCCGTCAGCTTGCGCAAGGAACGTACCCAAAGCATTACTTCAATTCCGATTACCCCTAAAATGATGGTCGCCACAAGAGCACATACTTCATAAATCATAGACCCACTCCCACTCGGTTTCATATGAGTTACGGTAAATCTTTAATTGCTGTACCATAGTCCGGATCAGTCGGGCTTAGCTTGTTCATTTCTGTTACTCGCTTGTTGACTTGAATGGACTGGATCCTGGAGGTTCCACTGATGTCAGCACCCCTCTGAACTGTCTTGGCAATGGCCAAGCCCCCCTCTTGCAGGGTTTGGCCTGAAACTCCAAGAATGTCAGGATGAATAACCAGCCAATAGGTGGTATCCGGGATCAACTCAGCCTGAGGGATCACTTGCAAACCTGAAGTTCCTATATGTTCAAGTGTTGTAGGCGTTCTCTCCCCTGTGCTGCTATTGATCAGCTCAATGCTTGAGCTATTTACAGTCTGCCAATCAATATCTCCGGAAAAATTTACGGTGAATTTTTTATCTAAGGGAATATCCGTTAATTTCGCAACTTGACGATAGTTAGAAAAATAGTGGATAAAATTCATAGACGATTGGGTTTCTTGTGGAGTGTTGGCCGCAACTCCCGATAATTCTCCCCAGGCTTCCCAGTAGTCATCAGTCCTGGCCATTTTAAGCGCTTCATTGGAGTCTGTTAGCATAAGCTCTGCAGCCTTGAGAGGATCTGAATGTTCAATTACTACATTGGGGCTAACCCCGACTTGATCAATTTCGTGACCCAGAGGGGAATAGAAATGATCAACGGTCATCTTCAAGACACCACCACTTCGGATCGGAAACATGCTTTGAACCGTACCTTTGCCATAGCTGGTAGTTCCAACAATAGTCGCCTTCTCATGATCCTTCACCGCTGCACTCAAAATCTCTGAGGCACTGGCACTGTTTTCATTGACCAGAAAAACAATCCGTTCCTTAATTCTCCAGCCCGGATCTTCAGCCTCAATGGGATGAAGTACTCCGTTCCGATCTTTAACCTTAACTGCAACATCCGATCCGATAAAGTAACCCGCCAACTCCATTGCCGAACTCAGATATCCCCCACCGTTATCCCGCAAGTCAACAATCCAGCTATCGACATTTTCAGCTTTTAACTCTTTGGCCGCCACCTCAAATTCTTTAGGTGTATCGCTGCCAAAGGAATTCAAATCCAGGTAGCCAATATGTCCATCCAGGACTTCGCCGGTCACTGTGGGCTCAGAAATCTCTCGGCGCGTAACCTTCAAATCTCGGGTCTCTGTCTCACGCTTGACCCTAAGCTGTACTGAACTCCCATCCGGTCCTCTGAGTATGCTTACAGCCTCTTCTGAGCTAAGCCCGGCTAAAGATTCCCCAGCAGCGCGAATAATCACATCTCCCGACTTTAACCCCACCTCTTCAGCAGGCGAGCCTGGAATAACCCCTAGAATCTGAACACCTTCAGGGATCATCTCAATGTGAATCCCAATTCCCGAGAAACTTAGGTTAATACTGCCGACGAACTCTTGAAACTCCTCTTCAGTAAAATACCTTGTATGAGGGTCTCCCAGCCTTTCCAGCATCTCATCCACTGTTGGAGCATTTAAGACATCCTCTGACACCTGATCGACATACTGATTTTTTAGAAGTGTACGGACTTCCGTGAGAACTCCACTATCAGACGCCAAAACCGACGCTGAATTGCTCAGCACCAGCAATAGGATGAGCATTAAGTTTAAAAGAATCTGACCGGCTGCTTTTTTCAGTAATTTTTTCTCAAATTTTTCTTTAAATGTTTTCTTAACAAATAAAACTGGCATGGTTTAATATTATCTCCTCTCCAGGTTGCCTTTTTGTTAAAGCTTTATGCGTATAGATTCGACGCTTAAGCGAATTTACCTTCGCCTAGGCAAAACTTCTTCCAATGCACAAAAATGCCCCCTCTAGTTATATCTACTAAAGAGAGCATCGTTACATGCTTATTTGCCTATTTAGATGTTTCATTTATATCGCCTTTCGTTTTGTAATTACCTCACCGATGGCATTGATTGTACCTTCCACATTAGCTACCGAATGCCTAAGATTATCTATCTCAGCTCGATGGACTTGCTGGTTGTGTTCTATGGCTTTTACGACTAAATAAATCTCGTCTTGTCTAGATTCCAGATGATCCACTCGTGACTCTAGGCTATCAAGTCTTGACTCTATTCTATCTAACCTTACCTCTATGTTCCCCAACTTATTGAGGATAAGTCCAAACATCTCTTTGATCTCATTCTCCATTACTTCACCGCCTCTCTTCAAAATTATACCATTGCCTGTCCGCTCTAACAAGACAAGTTCTAATATCTAAAACCCAAGTTGACTCATTCTGCTAAAACTGAACATCGTGACTTCCGTGAAATAATTACCCACACTGAACTAAATTAGAACACCCACCTAAAGAAGTGGGTGCCCTATCAATCAAAGGAAAAGGCTTGCACAACCCTTTCCAATGTTAATTCTATTACTATCCGTTTCTCTTAGGGTCTCTGCCTCTTTGAGGCCCTGCAGTACCGCGGAAGTCGTTGCTTTTTCTTCTTGACCAGGTATCCACCTTTTGGCCATAGTTATCTCGTGGATAGCTGCCATGAGGTGGTCTGGCGTTGCCCATATTTCCCATACCTCTGCCGCCGCTTCCCATACCCCTTCTTCGGGCAGGAGCTGCTTCAGTCAGCTTTACTTCAACATTATCCGGTTCTTTAGTGATAATCTTGAGAGCCGCTGATAAAAGTGTGATGGAATCATTTTCGGCGAGCAATTCTTCAGCAACGGATTTGTATTTTTCGATATCTTCTTCTGCAATAACCCGCAGGATCTCGTTCATGGTTAAACGCTGTTGACCTTGTACTGCTTCAATGATCGTAGGAATGGGTTTGCGGACGATTCTCCGCTTAATCACGGATTCGATCAAACGCAGCATCCCTATCTCACGTGGAGTGACTAAGGTGATGGCCAAGCCTGATTTTCCAGCCCGACCGGTTCGGCCAACCCGATGGACATAGCTTTCCGGATCCTGAGGAATATCAAAGTTGAAGACATGGGTCACTCCGCTAATATCTAGACCTCGAGCTGCCACATCCGTGGCAACCAATACTTCGATGGTGCCATCTTTAAATTGTCTTAAGACGCTGTCACGCTTACTTTGAGTTAAGTCACCATGAATTCCTTCTGCCGAATAGCCACGTTTGCTTAAGGCTTCAGATAGCTCATCAACCCGGCGCTTGGTTCTGGCAAAGACAATGGACAAATCCGGGGATTGAATGTCCAAGATACGGGATAAGACATCGAACTTTAAGCGTTCAGTAACTTCTACATAGTGCTGCTCAATATCTGATACTGTAACACCAGTAGCCTTAATGCTGATCAGCTGAGGTTCCTTCATAAAGCGTTGAGCAATATTTTGAATCTGGCGCGGCATTGTTGCTGAGAAAAGTAAGGTTTGACGTTCCTCCGGTACTTCCTTGAGAATAGTTTCAATATCCTCTAAGAAGCCCATATTTAACATCTCGTCTGCTTCATCCAGGACAACGATCTTGATGTCATGCAGGCGAATGGTCTTTCTTCTCATATGATCCATCAAACGTCCCGGTGTAGCAACAATAATGTGAGGTCTCTTCTTAAGAGCGCGAATTTGCCAGTCGATACCTTGTCCCCCGTATATAGGCAAGGCATGAATGCGTTTAAACTGTCCGATCTTGTTTAATTCCTCGGCAACTTGAACTGCTAACTCACGAGTAGGTGCCAGAACAATCCCTTGAATATTCTCGGATTGCCCCATAATTCTCTCCACCAAAGGAATTCCATAGGCTGCTGTTTTACCGGTACCGGTTTGAGCCTGTCCGATCAGATCCTTTCCTTCCATCGCTGAAGGAATCGTCTGTTCTTGAATGGGTGTCGTTTCTTCAAACCCCATGTTGATAATCGATCTCATAACTAATTCGCTTAAATTTAAGTCTGTAAATGTCGCCAATACTTTCATTCTCCTTTATTTCTTTATATCTCTAAGTTTTCCAATTGCGTCCTTATCTATAACTGCGAATCAACCTATAAATAAATTATCTCTATCTATCTTTTACGCCGTAACAGAATATCCGTGATAGCGTGTGAGTTCCGCCAACGTGGGAATAGACGCTTTATAGCACCAACTACATATTATATCATAGATATTGAACTATAGGAAGTCCAAAGGATTTCACATATTTTCTGACACAATAAAGGATCTCCGCGTCCGGAGATCCTAATTGCGCAAGTCATTTGGTTCAAATGGGTCTAACTGACTTACAAAATTAAATTAGCACTAAAAATAACGAAAGTCAAGATAAATCCACAGATTCGGGGTCAGATTGTGGATATCTGCTCATTTTTTTAATTTGAAAGGGCCATTCCTTTTAAAAACCAGTCATAATTGCATTTTGCATTAAACAAATCGATTTGCTTCGTTTTGACTGTATTTTCTTGAGCAAGATAGTCTTTTTTTGCGTCATCCATCTCCAACTGTGAGATTATCCCTAGTCCTTTCTTTAATTGCGCTTCAGAAAGATCAACTTTTTTATCTTCTAGCATTTGTTCAGCCAACTGAAGATCGCTCTGTAATTCTGCTATGTTATCAGTCATAGTCTGATAGCTTAGTCTAACCTTATCTTTTAGCTGAGTAAGCTTTAAGTTTGAATTTGTTAAATCGTAATTTGCTTTTTTATACGCCTTCGATGAACCAATATCCTTTTTTGCTCTTTCAACTGCTGCTTGCTGAGTTATAATCTGAAGTTCCTGTAATTTTATAGCATAGCTATTCTCAAGGGCCTTTTTCAGATCAGCATCTTCGTCTGCATTAAACTCTTCATCAGCAGTATTGACGCTTCCAATGCTAAAGGTATTCTCTTGATCATTCAACAAATTGCTAAACTGACGTTCCAAGGCAAGTTGTTGAAACTTTATACTTTCAAGTTGGGTTTGCAAATCAACTATTGTAGTTCTAAGATCATTCACGCTATTATGAGAAATCATCCCCAGGCTCTCTTGCAATTCAAGTGCTGATAATTTCTTCTCCAAGTTTCCTATGTTAGTAGTGATCGACGAAATTGCCGAATTTAGCTTGTCATAGTTGATAAATATTCCTTGTGCAGATAGCACTATCGAGTCATTACTCATTTTATTTTTAAGATCAATTATAGCCTCTAAAGTCGGACGGTCAACTAAACCTCTCTCCGCTTCTTTTAGAGCATCGAGTAATGCACGTTTTACAGACAAGATTGCTGAGATCTGAGTGGGGTCACTCGCCTGATCCCTTTGGCCATTTACATTATCCAGATCATCTTCTAAGTCTTTTATCGTTCTCTTTAAATCAGAAAGATCAACTTTATCTTTTAGGCCAGAGTTCTCATTAATTTGAATATCAATATTGTGCTCAGCTATTGCACCCTCAATATCTTCAAAATTAATCACCTTCGAGATTGTGGTATCAGCAAAAACCATCATTGGTTGCCCTAAAAGTAACATGGTTGATAATATGGAAATTCCTAATATTTTTTTCATATGTAAACTTCCTTTCTTTTACCTATGTGCATATTTTAGTTTACACATTTTTCAATGTCAATTGGAATAATAGGTTCCTTTGTAACTATTTGTGAGAATTCGAATATACAAGGGAAGCTATTAATACACCTTCCCTTGTATTTCTACTATTTCAGGGTTGTCTGCTTAATCAGTTTCCCTTCTTTTACAATAATTATATCAATAGTTCTGTCAGGATATTTTTCTTTAATCACCGTACTGTATTTCTCTATAACTTGATCAGCTGTCAACTCTTGCTCATTATTGACCACAATATCAACGTTTACAGCACGTTGCTCTCCTTCTACCACTTGAACCATGACACTTTCAATTCCCTTTTCTGCCTCTAGCTGTTTAGCTAGATCTTTATCACTCTCTAACTTAGTATCAGGTTTCTTTTCTTCAACTTGTGTTCCTTGATTGGGTTCGTTATCCTGTTGGTTTGAATTATTAGTTGAACATCCAGTTACCATAAAACAGATTATCAATATACCGAGAAGCCTTAACCACTTAAACTTAAACATCTTAATTACCCCTTTGCCCTTATATATGGTAGATACTAGCAGATGAAAAGTATAATGTAAAGTAAAAGTAGCAGTTCTACGACTATTCCCTGACTGGAGTAAATGGCCTCACGTTAAGCGAAGCCTTCTACTCTCAATTCTAAGCTTAAGATTCTAACACCTTAATATTCCAACTTGATAAATCGATATTGCTGCCTTGTTTAACGGAGTCAAAATTAAATGTCCATAATAGTGCCTTAAACGGTTCAATGGTTATGTTCTTAACATCGAATATCCCGCGAGCTAACTCTACCTGATTAACATCAATAAAAGCTAAAGGTATTTGCTCCAAGACTATTGGCTTATCGGTAGTGTTCCGGATTATAACTGTAGCTAAAAGATTATTTTCTGTTGTCAGTTTTGCACATAAGGGAGAAAAATCTGCTTCTCCACGCTTTATCGGCGGAAGTGTTTTTAGAATCCGTTCCAATTCTTGTTTTTGGTTTAGTGAAATATTATCGGGAAGGTTTTGGTACTTTATTTCAATACTCTGTGGGCGGTTAGCTTGCAGATCAAAACGCACTTGACAGTCTTCAGGAATATCTGGTGAATATACATTTTCCGGAAGAAAGCGAACAACACAAGCCTTCATAGTACCACCAGCTACTGTCCCGATTGTCTCTCCACCAAAGGTTTGCCGCGCCAGTATCTTCCTGTCAGAATCAAGTAATACTAAAGGCACTTTGTTGAACTTTGCCTTCTGTCTATAGCCATTACCAATAAAGAAGCCCATCATAAGACCCCCGGCATCAGACGAAACATTTGAAAAGTGAATGGTGACCCGACCTTCAGTTACTAATGGTAACTCTTGATCATTCTGACCTTCCGAATTCTCATCTAATGGGCTTGCCTCGACAATATCATTTTCAGAGAATTCAACATCTAGTTCTTTACCTTTAAAAATTTTTGGGAAATTCAATATCATAATTTAATCCTCCAACTGTTAATACTCGCGATTATTATTTTCTCACATATTAGGTCATTTTACCACACAGAAATGTAATTGCTCATTTTATCTAACCACTTTCACCAATTACACAGTTTCATATATGCAATCATTCTATTGGTTTTAAAGCCATGTCATATTGTTCATGTAATCTCCCCTCAAAATAGGCGTAAGCATACTTCGAAGCGGTTCAGATATATCTCTCAATCTTTGATTATCGATTTTCAATATGTCTACAGTATCTAGCTTTAGTTTGTCAGCCAATTCCGATGCTGTAAGGCTCTGATTCTTTCGAAGTTCTTTTACTGTTTTCTTAGTTTTAAATTCCAATCCAAAAAACATAGATATCCCCCTTCTTACAAACACTCCGCCTGGAAGGCTATTAGCTACTTACATATATTATTTAATTCTATTGGCTTTTAGCGAATACTACAATACTATTTTATACACGAATGCACCTGATTGAGCTCCTCTTTTCGTATCCGCGAACAACTATCATTTCCTTATATTAACAAAAGTTCTAGTGAGTTTTTCGCTCGTTGTCCAAAACATTGGATTAGGAGCGTTATGCCTAGGTAACTGCGTAAGCGGTGGCTGAAATAGCGTTCACCCCAAAAATGTTGGCCTCGACTTTCATTAATTGAAAATCGGGGCCGACTTACGTTCTTTGAAAAATCCTTCACTTGCGGCATCCTTGATGTACTTATATTGTTTGCAGATCAACTTCCCACTTTTTCTGGTTAAGAAAATCCAATCATCCATCTTTCTATCAGGACGATATATATTGCAATATCCTTGAAACAGTTTTATTACATCTTTGGAAATCGGTGTCACTCTGTACTTTCGCCCTTTCCGACTATGTAATTCAGAACCAGCGCCTGTAATGACAAAGTCTTTATTTTCAAATCCAGAATTTCCTGGTTTCTACATCCGCTGTCATAGTGTAATACCAGATAAAATTTATCACGTATACCGGATTTCTTCTTAATATCCGGTTGCCCCAATACAAGTTTTATCTCCTCAACCGATAGATAATCCAATTCATCTTCTTCGGATCCGCTTCCTTTGCAATCTGCTGGATAAATCAGTGTTCCGCATATGCTATCATGTCAGACGACATCAGGTAATTGCAGAATTGTCTTATATGCACCAGACGCTGGCTGCGTGATGCAGTACCATTGCCTCTTTCTCCTTTTAGTCATGGGGCGAGTTTTTTATACGCTTTGCAGCAGAAAGGTATAAACACTGTTGATGCGATTACAGAATCGGCTGTATTCTCCGTTTTCATAGTCGAGGACGACATTACGCGCCGAAGCTGCTCGTACAAAAAGGACATCTCAGCAGTTTTCAAAGCCTGTATAAGAGAGAACCCTGACTGTCCGGAACCGCTCACGAGAATATTGGCTTACCTACCTGAACTACGCGAACGACGCAAGAACATTGCCATACGTCACCCGATTCACTTGAAAAGTATCTGAGGGCCGACTTTAATCATCTCAAGAAGTGCGCAATCAGTATAGAACGGTTCAATGCCTGAGGGGGTGTTTGGGAATGAGTGAGTCTACATCCTTCCTTGCGCCGCTCATGCGGGCGTTTGTTTACTATCGGAAGGCTTCCGGACGCTGGAATGAAGCCAACCGACACAAGAGCGGTGTTGCACGTTTCACAAAGGCGTTCTCGTTCATCAAGAGTACAAATACTTTTAACCATGAGGTATATCCTTCAAAAGTTCCTTACGCTGACCTTTGAATTTCTTTTTTCGGTAACCCTGTACTTCCTTAAGATCAGGCTCTGGCGCCAGTGGATCCGCTTGGGTTTCAACCTCATCAAAAAGAGACATCTGCCCCAAAGCAAGGGACGATGTCTTCTCGGTACTTCTGCCGAAGAGCTTGCGAGTCAAATAGTCAACACTATCGTGGAGTCGTTTGTTTTTTTAGCTCCAGTTCACCTATGCGTTTTTCGAGTAGGATTACCTGCTCTTCTGCACTCATGAATTCAGTTCCTTTAGCGTTTCCTACTGGTTTCGCTTTACCACAAAAATGTACAAAATCCAGCATTGATGTGCGTTTGATGGACTTTTTTCCGCTAAAAAGAGGCCGTAATATTAATCTTTTTTACAGCCTTAGATAGGTCTATAGAGAGACCGTCAAGAAGCCATC comes from Desulfosporosinus meridiei DSM 13257 and encodes:
- a CDS encoding DEAD/DEAH box helicase gives rise to the protein MATFTDLNLSELVMRSIINMGFEETTPIQEQTIPSAMEGKDLIGQAQTGTGKTAAYGIPLVERIMGQSENIQGIVLAPTRELAVQVAEELNKIGQFKRIHALPIYGGQGIDWQIRALKKRPHIIVATPGRLMDHMRRKTIRLHDIKIVVLDEADEMLNMGFLEDIETILKEVPEERQTLLFSATMPRQIQNIAQRFMKEPQLISIKATGVTVSDIEQHYVEVTERLKFDVLSRILDIQSPDLSIVFARTKRRVDELSEALSKRGYSAEGIHGDLTQSKRDSVLRQFKDGTIEVLVATDVAARGLDISGVTHVFNFDIPQDPESYVHRVGRTGRAGKSGLAITLVTPREIGMLRLIESVIKRRIVRKPIPTIIEAVQGQQRLTMNEILRVIAEEDIEKYKSVAEELLAENDSITLLSAALKIITKEPDNVEVKLTEAAPARRRGMGSGGRGMGNMGNARPPHGSYPRDNYGQKVDTWSRRKSNDFRGTAGPQRGRDPKRNG
- a CDS encoding efflux RND transporter periplasmic adaptor subunit, translating into MKKIRNMGKVRILLVALMTFGVLTGCSGNKPVAVVEEKYIPVEVEMAGHKTLINTAILSGKISSETDVSVVPKMAGKVESVNVKVGDTVQAGDVLFTLETTDLNTAYQLAEASYQNSKEQWVSAKSSLARTQAIAAEKIADAKKTLANTKALYDAGAASKSQLDQAELGLQELESSYAGQIEQLTVQASDSSLNLVEVQLTQARESLDNAVVTAPVAGVVSQVNVQIGNMASSAQAGVNLTNASSVYTTVSVTENLVNRLKMNDEVKVTVPSVSEESFVGRIENVSPAADPKTQLYPIKILIENLDGLIKPGMFAKVELTTDEKPDVMAIKSEAVVLKNEKTIVYVVVDDKATAKEITTGLDTGVDIEILKGLDQGDKVIVKGQTLVDEGHKVKIVGGEES
- a CDS encoding SLAP domain-containing protein, with the protein product MILNFPKIFKGKELDVEFSENDIVEASPLDENSEGQNDQELPLVTEGRVTIHFSNVSSDAGGLMMGFFIGNGYRQKAKFNKVPLVLLDSDRKILARQTFGGETIGTVAGGTMKACVVRFLPENVYSPDIPEDCQVRFDLQANRPQSIEIKYQNLPDNISLNQKQELERILKTLPPIKRGEADFSPLCAKLTTENNLLATVIIRNTTDKPIVLEQIPLAFIDVNQVELARGIFDVKNITIEPFKALLWTFNFDSVKQGSNIDLSSWNIKVLES
- a CDS encoding S41 family peptidase, which translates into the protein MPVLFVKKTFKEKFEKKLLKKAAGQILLNLMLILLLVLSNSASVLASDSGVLTEVRTLLKNQYVDQVSEDVLNAPTVDEMLERLGDPHTRYFTEEEFQEFVGSINLSFSGIGIHIEMIPEGVQILGVIPGSPAEEVGLKSGDVIIRAAGESLAGLSSEEAVSILRGPDGSSVQLRVKRETETRDLKVTRREISEPTVTGEVLDGHIGYLDLNSFGSDTPKEFEVAAKELKAENVDSWIVDLRDNGGGYLSSAMELAGYFIGSDVAVKVKDRNGVLHPIEAEDPGWRIKERIVFLVNENSASASEILSAAVKDHEKATIVGTTSYGKGTVQSMFPIRSGGVLKMTVDHFYSPLGHEIDQVGVSPNVVIEHSDPLKAAELMLTDSNEALKMARTDDYWEAWGELSGVAANTPQETQSSMNFIHYFSNYRQVAKLTDIPLDKKFTVNFSGDIDWQTVNSSSIELINSSTGERTPTTLEHIGTSGLQVIPQAELIPDTTYWLVIHPDILGVSGQTLQEGGLAIAKTVQRGADISGTSRIQSIQVNKRVTEMNKLSPTDPDYGTAIKDLP